Proteins from a genomic interval of Micromonospora sp. NBC_00389:
- a CDS encoding class I SAM-dependent methyltransferase gives MTVEETLPFADWLRLREPADAAARAEDLVEALRPRLTGDAPTLIHDLGSGTGSMSRWLAARLPGPQHWVLHDRDADLLSRAADAMGRITAADGAPVTVSTRHGDLTRLTATDLADSALVTASALLDMLTAQEVERVVAACVDAGCPTLFALSVTGQVRLTPADPLDPVIEAAFNDHQRRTVDGRRLLGPDAVAATAAAFARGGVNVRERPSPWRLGPEQADLAAEWFRGWLSAACEQRPELAGPAQAYAERRLADAAAGRLGVLVEHRDLLAQG, from the coding sequence GTGACCGTCGAGGAGACCCTGCCGTTCGCCGACTGGCTGCGGCTGCGCGAGCCCGCCGACGCGGCGGCCCGCGCCGAGGACCTGGTGGAGGCCCTCCGCCCCCGGCTGACCGGCGACGCCCCGACCCTGATCCACGACCTGGGCAGCGGCACCGGCTCGATGAGCCGCTGGCTGGCGGCCCGCCTGCCAGGGCCGCAGCACTGGGTGCTGCACGACCGGGACGCCGACCTGCTGTCCCGTGCCGCCGACGCGATGGGCAGGATCACCGCCGCCGACGGAGCACCCGTCACGGTCAGCACCCGGCACGGCGACCTCACCCGGCTGACCGCCACCGACCTGGCCGACAGTGCGCTGGTCACCGCGTCCGCGCTGCTGGACATGCTGACCGCCCAGGAGGTCGAGCGGGTGGTGGCCGCCTGCGTCGACGCCGGCTGCCCCACCCTGTTCGCGCTCTCGGTGACCGGGCAGGTCCGGCTCACCCCGGCGGACCCGCTGGACCCGGTGATCGAGGCCGCGTTCAACGACCACCAGCGGCGTACCGTCGACGGCCGGCGGCTGCTCGGCCCGGATGCCGTCGCCGCCACCGCCGCCGCGTTCGCCCGCGGAGGCGTCAACGTGCGGGAGCGGCCCAGCCCGTGGCGGCTCGGCCCCGAGCAGGCCGACCTGGCCGCCGAGTGGTTCCGGGGCTGGCTGAGCGCGGCCTGCGAACAGCGACCCGAGCTGGCCGGCCCCGCCCAGGCGTACGCCGAACGCCGGCTGGCCGACGCGGCGGCCGGCCGGCTCGGAGTGCTCGTCGAGCACCGGGACCTACTCGCCCAGGGATGA
- a CDS encoding zinc-dependent alcohol dehydrogenase, giving the protein MIREAYACWVREPGAAEIRPVSLPAPGPDEVLVRARYSGVSRGTETLVFAGRVPADQYAAMRAPFQEGDFPGPVKYGYLSVGVVEQGPPELLGRTVFCLHPHQSAYIVPATAVVPVPDGVPPARAVLAGTVETAVNALWDAAPLVGDRVTVVGAGMVGCCVAALLARFPGVHVELVDTDARRAGVAGALGVEFASPADASGDRDLVVHASATAAGLQRSLDLLAPEGTVVELSWYGDRPVQVSLGGAFHSGRLTVRSSQVGMVAPARRGRRSYTDRLALALDLLDDPAFDALITGASRFAELPDVLARLSTGDLPALCHLITYDGE; this is encoded by the coding sequence GTGATCCGCGAGGCGTACGCCTGCTGGGTGCGCGAGCCCGGCGCGGCGGAGATCCGGCCGGTGTCGCTGCCCGCCCCGGGCCCCGACGAGGTGCTGGTCCGGGCGCGCTACTCCGGGGTCAGCCGGGGCACCGAGACGCTGGTCTTCGCCGGTCGGGTGCCCGCCGACCAGTACGCCGCGATGCGCGCGCCGTTCCAGGAGGGCGACTTCCCGGGCCCGGTGAAGTACGGCTACCTCAGCGTCGGCGTGGTCGAGCAGGGCCCGCCGGAACTGCTCGGGCGCACGGTCTTCTGCCTGCACCCGCACCAGAGCGCGTACATCGTGCCGGCCACCGCCGTGGTGCCGGTGCCGGACGGGGTGCCGCCCGCGCGGGCGGTGCTCGCGGGCACGGTGGAGACCGCAGTGAACGCGCTGTGGGACGCCGCGCCGCTGGTCGGCGACCGGGTCACCGTGGTCGGTGCGGGCATGGTGGGCTGCTGCGTCGCCGCGCTGCTCGCCCGGTTCCCCGGCGTGCACGTCGAACTGGTCGACACCGACGCCCGCCGGGCCGGCGTGGCCGGCGCGCTCGGCGTCGAGTTCGCCAGCCCGGCCGACGCCTCCGGTGACCGGGACCTGGTCGTGCACGCCAGCGCCACCGCCGCCGGGCTGCAACGCTCGCTGGACCTGCTCGCACCGGAGGGCACCGTCGTCGAGCTGAGCTGGTACGGCGACCGCCCGGTGCAGGTGTCGCTGGGTGGGGCGTTCCACTCCGGCCGGCTGACCGTGCGCAGCAGCCAGGTCGGCATGGTCGCACCCGCTCGACGGGGGCGGCGCAGCTACACCGACCGGCTGGCGCTCGCCCTGGACCTGCTCGACGATCCCGCCTTCGACGCGCTGATCACCGGCGCGTCCCGGTTCGCGGAGCTGCCCGACGTGCTCGCCCGACTGAGCACGGGCGACCTGCCCGCGCTCTGCCACCTCATCACCTACGACGGGGAGTGA
- a CDS encoding lysylphosphatidylglycerol synthase transmembrane domain-containing protein, giving the protein MFWAWARVVGGAGLLAVLLWQVGSGPFLAGVRLIDAPALAAALLIGVLTTVCAAWRWSLVAGGLGVRLPLATAVAHCYRAVFLNATLPGGVLGDVHRAVRHGRDAGDVSRGIRAVVWERAAGQVVLVVVALVVLAAFPSPVRPYLPAAAALLAVVGLAAVLLARVLPHAGRSRWARGLRTAVADVRAGLLARRTWFGVLLASAVMVAGHLATFLVAARTAGSDAPLSRLLPLTLLALLAMGLPLNIAGFGPREGVAAWAFGAAGLSAAEGVATATVYGALVLVASLPGAAVLLARRARVPAAGREGPSGGGC; this is encoded by the coding sequence ATGTTCTGGGCCTGGGCACGAGTGGTCGGCGGGGCGGGTCTGCTCGCCGTCCTGCTGTGGCAGGTGGGCAGCGGCCCGTTCCTGGCCGGCGTGCGACTGATCGACGCGCCAGCGCTGGCCGCGGCACTGCTCATCGGCGTACTCACCACGGTCTGCGCGGCCTGGCGGTGGAGCCTGGTCGCCGGTGGCCTGGGCGTACGGCTCCCGCTGGCCACCGCGGTGGCGCACTGCTACCGGGCGGTGTTCCTCAACGCCACCCTGCCCGGCGGGGTGCTCGGCGACGTACATCGGGCGGTCCGCCACGGCCGGGATGCCGGCGACGTGAGCCGGGGCATCCGCGCGGTGGTCTGGGAACGTGCCGCCGGTCAGGTGGTCCTGGTGGTTGTCGCGCTGGTGGTGCTGGCCGCCTTCCCGTCCCCGGTGCGGCCGTACCTGCCGGCCGCCGCCGCGCTGCTGGCCGTCGTCGGACTGGCCGCCGTGCTGCTGGCACGGGTCCTGCCGCACGCCGGTCGGTCGCGGTGGGCGCGCGGGCTGCGCACCGCCGTGGCAGACGTCCGGGCCGGGCTGCTGGCCCGACGGACCTGGTTCGGCGTGCTGCTCGCCTCCGCCGTGATGGTCGCCGGTCACCTGGCCACCTTCCTGGTGGCGGCGCGCACCGCCGGCTCGGACGCCCCGCTGTCCCGGCTGCTGCCGTTGACCCTGCTCGCCCTGCTCGCCATGGGGCTGCCGCTGAACATCGCCGGCTTCGGCCCGCGCGAGGGGGTGGCCGCGTGGGCGTTCGGCGCGGCCGGGCTCAGCGCGGCCGAGGGAGTCGCCACCGCCACCGTCTACGGTGCACTTGTGCTGGTGGCCAGCCTGCCCGGGGCCGCGGTGCTGCTCGCCCGGCGGGCTCGGGTTCCGGCCGCCGGTCGGGAAGGTCCCTCCGGCGGCGGCTGTTGA
- a CDS encoding aldo/keto reductase family oxidoreductase, which translates to MASTSLPGGTWTLGDLTVTRFGYGAMQLAGPWVMGPPADHDGALAVLREAVELGITHIDTADAYGPHVTNQLIREALHPYPDSLHIVTKVGANRDQQGGWPAARDPESLRRSVLENLENLGLDVLDLVNLRLGNAEGPQPGSVAEAFETLVELQRQGLIRHLGVSNATPEQVAEAQTIAPIVCVQNMYNLAHGQDDELIDALADQGIAYVPFFPLGGFSPLQSSALSTVAARLAATPMSVALAWLLRRSPNILLIPGTSSTTHLRENIAGAGLSLSDDDLAELDKIGR; encoded by the coding sequence ATGGCCTCCACTTCCCTTCCCGGCGGCACCTGGACGCTGGGAGACCTGACCGTCACCCGGTTCGGCTACGGCGCCATGCAGCTCGCCGGCCCCTGGGTCATGGGACCGCCGGCCGACCACGACGGCGCACTCGCCGTCCTCCGCGAGGCCGTCGAGCTCGGCATCACCCACATCGACACCGCCGACGCCTACGGGCCGCATGTCACCAACCAGCTGATCCGGGAGGCGCTGCACCCGTACCCCGACTCGCTGCACATCGTGACCAAGGTCGGCGCGAACCGCGACCAGCAGGGCGGCTGGCCCGCGGCCCGTGACCCGGAGAGCCTGCGCCGGTCTGTGCTCGAGAATCTGGAGAACCTCGGTCTCGACGTGCTCGACCTGGTCAACCTCCGACTCGGCAATGCCGAGGGACCTCAGCCCGGTTCGGTCGCCGAAGCGTTCGAGACGCTCGTCGAACTCCAGCGGCAGGGCCTGATCCGGCACCTCGGAGTGAGCAACGCGACGCCGGAACAGGTCGCCGAGGCGCAGACGATCGCGCCGATCGTGTGCGTGCAAAACATGTACAACCTCGCGCACGGCCAGGACGACGAGCTGATCGACGCACTCGCCGACCAGGGCATCGCCTACGTGCCGTTCTTCCCACTCGGCGGCTTCAGCCCACTGCAGTCCTCGGCGCTCTCGACCGTGGCCGCCCGGCTGGCGGCAACACCGATGTCTGTCGCCCTGGCCTGGCTGCTGCGGCGCTCGCCGAACATCCTGCTGATCCCGGGCACCTCGTCCACGACACACCTGCGCGAGAACATCGCGGGCGCGGGACTCTCCCTCTCCGACGACGACCTCGCCGAGCTGGACAAGATCGGCCGCTAA
- a CDS encoding helix-turn-helix domain-containing protein, protein MANDDSAALAAVGPRLRALRNQRGTTLAQLAELTGISVSTLSRLESGSRRPTLELLLPLARAYQVPLDELVDAPATGDPRVRPKPIVHHGVTFLPLTRRPGGLQAFKQILPPNTPTGEHTQQTHEGYEWIYVLSGQLRLLLGEHDLTLTPGEVAEFDTRIPHRVINPGPGTTEALSLFGPQGERLHVRARPTTSDNR, encoded by the coding sequence ATGGCAAACGACGACAGTGCGGCGCTGGCCGCCGTCGGCCCACGGCTGCGCGCCCTGCGCAACCAACGGGGCACGACGCTGGCCCAGCTCGCCGAACTGACCGGCATCTCGGTGAGTACCCTGTCCCGGCTGGAAAGCGGCAGTCGCCGGCCCACGCTGGAGCTGCTGCTCCCGCTGGCCCGGGCCTACCAGGTGCCCCTGGACGAGCTGGTGGACGCCCCGGCCACCGGCGACCCACGGGTACGCCCCAAGCCGATCGTCCACCACGGCGTGACGTTCCTGCCGCTGACCCGCCGACCGGGCGGTTTGCAGGCGTTCAAGCAGATCCTCCCGCCGAACACGCCCACCGGGGAGCACACCCAGCAGACCCACGAGGGGTACGAGTGGATCTACGTGCTCTCGGGCCAGCTGCGCCTGCTGCTCGGCGAGCACGATCTGACGTTGACCCCGGGCGAGGTGGCCGAGTTCGACACCCGCATTCCGCACCGGGTGATCAACCCCGGCCCGGGTACCACGGAGGCTCTCAGCCTCTTCGGGCCGCAGGGGGAGCGGCTGCACGTCCGCGCCCGGCCCACCACCTCCGACAACCGGTAG
- a CDS encoding sulfatase-like hydrolase/transferase, whose translation MTLPARLSRLADRFRPRRRTADEASARTPGVLAARGGRARRMAGAAGSLLAVLLVFAVLVGPDRLGLLTPGAFLRIPLEGLLVAALLLALPARPRRVVVVVVGPLLGLLAIVKLADLGFRTALDRPFDLVLDWLLLDDAFGFVRDSAGRAGAVGAAVGIVLLVGALLLVLTLALRRIASLLARHERVATRAVAALTVAWVVCAVVGVRVVPGVPVADAGSTALVGAHAGQVDERLRDRGAFTAQIAADPFRDVPGDQLLTGLRGKDVILAFVESYGRDAVEDPELAPQVNAVLDAGTQRLRAAGYQARSGFLTSPTFGGGSWLAHDTLLSGLWTDNEQRHRSLLASDRLTLNGAFRRAGWQTVGVLPAATQPWPEKSFFAYDRYYDAEALGYRGPKFSYAPMPDQYTMSFFQQQVRASADRPIMAEIPLISSHSPWTAVPRMIGWDEVGDGSIYHGAAAGDDSGDTDGDTGRIRAGYRQSIGYSLETLISYVQTYGDDDLVLVFLGDHQPAPVVTGEGASRDVPITIVARDPAVLDRVAGWGWQDGLRPGPQAPVWPMDTFRDRFLTTFGPSTPPIAAPR comes from the coding sequence ATGACCCTTCCCGCCCGGCTGAGCCGGCTGGCTGACCGGTTCCGCCCGCGCCGCCGGACGGCGGATGAGGCGTCGGCGCGTACCCCCGGGGTGTTGGCCGCGAGAGGCGGCCGTGCGCGGCGGATGGCGGGCGCGGCGGGCAGCCTGCTGGCGGTGCTGCTGGTGTTCGCCGTCCTGGTCGGCCCGGACCGGCTGGGTCTGCTCACGCCCGGCGCCTTCCTGCGCATCCCGCTGGAGGGGCTGCTCGTCGCCGCGCTGCTACTGGCGCTGCCGGCGCGGCCCCGGCGGGTGGTGGTGGTCGTGGTCGGGCCGCTGCTCGGCCTGCTGGCCATCGTGAAGCTCGCCGACCTGGGCTTCCGCACCGCCCTCGACCGGCCGTTCGACCTGGTGCTGGACTGGCTGCTGCTGGACGACGCGTTCGGCTTCGTCCGGGACTCGGCCGGCCGGGCCGGCGCGGTCGGCGCGGCGGTGGGCATCGTGCTGCTGGTCGGCGCGCTGCTGCTGGTGCTGACGCTGGCGCTGCGCCGGATCGCGTCGCTGCTGGCCCGCCACGAGCGGGTGGCGACCCGGGCGGTGGCCGCGCTGACCGTCGCCTGGGTGGTCTGCGCCGTCGTCGGGGTGCGGGTCGTCCCGGGCGTGCCGGTGGCCGACGCGGGGAGCACCGCGCTGGTCGGCGCGCACGCCGGGCAGGTGGACGAGCGGCTGCGCGACCGGGGGGCCTTCACCGCCCAGATCGCCGCCGACCCGTTCCGCGACGTCCCGGGCGACCAGTTGCTGACCGGGCTGCGCGGCAAGGACGTCATCCTCGCCTTCGTGGAGAGCTACGGCCGCGACGCGGTCGAGGACCCGGAGCTGGCGCCGCAGGTCAACGCCGTGCTGGACGCCGGTACCCAGCGGCTGCGCGCGGCCGGGTACCAGGCCCGCAGCGGCTTCCTCACCTCCCCCACCTTCGGCGGCGGCAGCTGGTTGGCACACGACACGCTGCTGTCGGGCCTGTGGACGGACAACGAGCAGCGGCACCGCAGCCTGCTGGCCAGCGATCGGCTCACGCTCAACGGCGCGTTCCGGCGGGCCGGCTGGCAGACCGTCGGGGTGCTGCCGGCGGCCACCCAGCCGTGGCCGGAGAAAAGCTTCTTCGCGTACGACCGCTACTACGACGCCGAAGCGCTCGGCTACCGGGGGCCGAAGTTCAGCTACGCCCCGATGCCCGACCAGTACACGATGTCGTTCTTCCAGCAGCAGGTCCGCGCCAGCGCCGACCGACCGATCATGGCGGAGATCCCGCTGATCTCCAGCCACTCCCCGTGGACGGCAGTGCCCCGGATGATCGGCTGGGACGAGGTGGGCGACGGCTCGATCTACCACGGCGCCGCCGCCGGTGACGACAGCGGCGACACCGATGGGGACACCGGCCGGATCCGTGCCGGATACCGGCAGTCCATCGGGTACTCACTGGAGACGTTGATCTCCTACGTGCAGACCTACGGGGACGACGACCTGGTGCTGGTCTTCCTCGGCGACCACCAGCCCGCCCCGGTGGTCACCGGCGAGGGCGCCAGCCGGGACGTCCCGATCACCATCGTCGCCCGTGACCCGGCAGTGCTGGACCGGGTGGCGGGCTGGGGCTGGCAGGACGGCCTGCGGCCCGGCCCGCAGGCTCCGGTGTGGCCGATGGACACCTTCCGGGACCGGTTCCTGACCACGTTCGGGCCATCGACGCCGCCGATCGCCGCACCCCGCTGA
- a CDS encoding winged helix-turn-helix transcriptional regulator — MATTTAAQQRAQAKVEYDAFVAQCPSRKLLDRIADKWVTLVLAALRSDGSQQFGADCAGEPRSMRYSELSRMLAGVSQKMLTQTLRSLERDGLVTRTVVPTVPVTVTYELTDLGLSLHQVMRGLKGWAETHMDDVLANRATYDNQVA, encoded by the coding sequence ATGGCGACGACGACAGCGGCCCAGCAGAGGGCACAGGCCAAGGTGGAATATGACGCTTTCGTGGCGCAGTGTCCCAGCCGCAAGCTGCTCGACCGAATCGCGGACAAGTGGGTCACGTTGGTTCTGGCCGCGCTACGCAGCGACGGCTCGCAGCAGTTCGGCGCCGACTGCGCCGGCGAACCCCGCTCGATGCGGTACTCGGAGCTGTCGCGCATGCTGGCCGGCGTCAGCCAGAAGATGCTGACTCAGACGCTGCGCTCCCTTGAACGCGACGGTCTGGTCACCCGCACTGTGGTGCCGACCGTGCCCGTCACGGTCACCTACGAGCTGACCGACCTCGGCCTCTCCCTGCACCAGGTGATGCGCGGCTTGAAGGGCTGGGCCGAAACGCACATGGACGACGTGCTCGCCAACCGCGCGACATACGACAACCAGGTCGCCTGA
- a CDS encoding glycosyltransferase family 4 protein produces the protein MIGAGRPAPVDRPEAPGRAVHVVLPGDIDDPATPSGGNVYDRRICAGLGEHGWSVHEHPVPGAWPHPDPAARAELARLLAAAPDDAVVLLDGLIASTVPDLLTPHSRRLRLVVLVHMPLHDEAEARALASARAVVTTSEWTRRRLLARHPLPADRVRAAPPGVTPTSPVPPGSATGDRLLCVAAVTHHKGHDVLVDALSVLAAVPWTLVCVGTLTREPELVHRLRDRLAGAGLTDRVRLAGPLTGAALDDAYAAADLLVLPSRGETYGMVVTEALARGLPVLGTEVGGLPEALGQTPDGDLPGLLVPPDDPAALAGALSWWLGDNELRARLRRAALARRDTLTDWPVTTARLAAVLEEVAE, from the coding sequence GTGATCGGTGCCGGCCGACCGGCACCGGTCGACCGACCGGAAGCGCCCGGCCGCGCGGTGCACGTCGTCCTGCCCGGCGACATCGACGACCCGGCCACGCCCAGCGGCGGCAACGTCTACGACCGGCGGATCTGCGCCGGGCTCGGCGAGCACGGCTGGTCGGTGCACGAGCACCCGGTGCCCGGCGCGTGGCCGCACCCCGACCCGGCCGCCCGGGCGGAGCTGGCCCGGCTGCTCGCCGCCGCGCCGGACGACGCCGTGGTGCTGCTCGACGGCCTGATCGCCTCGACCGTGCCCGATCTGCTCACCCCGCACAGCCGACGGCTGCGCCTGGTCGTCCTGGTGCACATGCCGCTGCACGACGAGGCCGAGGCCCGTGCGCTGGCCAGCGCACGGGCCGTCGTCACCACCAGCGAGTGGACCCGCCGCCGCCTGCTGGCCCGCCATCCGCTACCCGCCGACCGGGTCCGGGCCGCGCCGCCAGGGGTGACGCCGACGTCGCCGGTGCCCCCCGGCTCGGCCACCGGCGACCGGCTGCTCTGCGTGGCCGCGGTCACCCACCACAAGGGCCACGACGTGCTGGTCGACGCCCTGTCCGTCCTGGCCGCGGTGCCCTGGACGCTGGTCTGCGTCGGCACGCTGACCCGGGAGCCCGAGCTGGTGCACCGGCTGCGCGACCGGCTCGCCGGCGCGGGCCTCACCGACCGGGTCCGGCTGGCCGGCCCGCTGACCGGTGCGGCGCTCGACGACGCGTACGCCGCCGCTGACCTGCTCGTGCTGCCGTCGCGGGGCGAGACGTACGGCATGGTCGTCACCGAGGCGCTGGCCCGTGGCCTGCCGGTGCTGGGCACAGAGGTGGGCGGCCTACCGGAGGCGCTCGGGCAGACCCCCGATGGTGACCTTCCGGGGCTGCTGGTCCCACCGGACGATCCGGCCGCGCTGGCCGGCGCGCTGAGCTGGTGGTTGGGCGACAACGAGCTGCGCGCCCGGCTGCGGCGTGCCGCGCTCGCCCGACGCGACACCCTGACCGACTGGCCGGTGACCACCGCGCGCCTGGCCGCGGTGCTGGAGGAGGTGGCGGAGTGA
- a CDS encoding CDP-alcohol phosphatidyltransferase family protein, whose protein sequence is MPTVRSGPMIGLGAQLVVLAALAATVGLSGAGWLVGTGYAVVTCLALSRGLHRAGASRLGPADRVTLTRGVLVGAVTALVVDSFSRPAPVGLLVAVSAVALLLDAVDGLVARRTGTVSALGARFDMEVDAFLILVLSVYVAPTAGAWVLAIGAMRYAFVAASAVLPWLSGSLPPRYWRKVVAAAQGVLLAVAAARVLPEPWTTLVLVVALALLVESFGRDVAWLWRRRPAPRSVAPQAPAAALAAVTAPPTVAAPAPTVPPVRAPRAVPALVVLPPMLPVAVPSPVSVPPLLPVHASAMAGGSGGTVHSDWRL, encoded by the coding sequence GTGCCCACAGTTCGAAGCGGTCCGATGATCGGGCTGGGCGCGCAACTGGTCGTGCTGGCTGCGCTGGCCGCCACGGTGGGTCTGAGCGGCGCGGGTTGGCTGGTCGGGACCGGCTACGCGGTGGTGACCTGCCTCGCGTTGAGCCGGGGCCTGCACCGGGCCGGCGCGTCGCGGCTGGGCCCGGCCGACCGGGTGACGCTGACCCGGGGTGTCCTGGTCGGCGCGGTCACCGCGCTGGTGGTGGACTCGTTCAGCCGGCCGGCGCCGGTGGGGTTGCTGGTCGCGGTGAGCGCGGTGGCGCTGCTGCTGGACGCGGTGGACGGCCTGGTGGCGCGGCGCACCGGCACGGTCAGCGCGCTCGGCGCACGCTTCGACATGGAGGTCGACGCGTTCCTCATCCTGGTGCTCAGCGTGTACGTCGCGCCGACCGCCGGTGCCTGGGTGCTGGCCATCGGCGCGATGCGGTACGCGTTCGTCGCGGCGAGCGCCGTGCTGCCCTGGCTGAGCGGGTCGCTGCCGCCGCGCTACTGGCGCAAGGTGGTGGCCGCCGCGCAGGGCGTGCTGCTGGCGGTGGCCGCGGCACGGGTGCTGCCGGAGCCGTGGACGACGCTGGTACTGGTGGTGGCGCTGGCGCTGCTGGTCGAGTCGTTCGGCCGGGACGTCGCCTGGCTCTGGCGGCGCCGGCCGGCGCCCCGCTCGGTGGCCCCGCAGGCACCGGCTGCCGCACTGGCGGCGGTTACCGCGCCGCCGACGGTTGCCGCACCGGCGCCGACCGTGCCGCCGGTGCGCGCGCCGCGGGCCGTGCCCGCCCTCGTGGTCCTGCCGCCGATGCTGCCGGTCGCGGTGCCGTCCCCGGTCTCCGTACCGCCCCTGCTGCCGGTGCACGCTTCCGCGATGGCGGGCGGCTCGGGCGGTACGGTCCACTCCGACTGGAGGCTGTGA
- a CDS encoding 6-pyruvoyl trahydropterin synthase family protein, whose amino-acid sequence MFSVTVRDHMMIAHSFRGDVFGPAQRLHGATFVVDATFRRPDLDADGIVVDIGLATEQLRAVLGELTYRNLDDEAAFAGVNTTTEVLARTVADRLAERVHAGDLGAGARELAGITVTLHESHVAWASYERSL is encoded by the coding sequence ATGTTCAGCGTGACCGTTCGGGATCACATGATGATCGCCCACAGCTTCCGGGGCGACGTGTTCGGCCCCGCCCAGCGTCTGCACGGGGCGACGTTCGTGGTGGACGCGACGTTCCGCCGGCCCGACCTGGACGCCGACGGCATCGTGGTCGACATCGGCCTGGCCACCGAGCAGTTGCGGGCCGTGCTCGGCGAGCTGACCTACCGCAACCTCGACGACGAGGCCGCGTTCGCCGGGGTGAACACCACCACCGAGGTGCTGGCCCGCACCGTCGCCGACCGGCTGGCCGAGCGGGTGCACGCCGGCGACCTGGGCGCCGGGGCGCGCGAGCTGGCCGGTATCACCGTCACCCTGCACGAGTCGCACGTCGCCTGGGCCAGCTACGAGCGGTCGCTGTGA
- a CDS encoding FAD-dependent oxidoreductase — protein MYDVVVVGGGAAGLSGALALSRARRSVLVIDSGEPRNAPAGHVHNYLAREGTPPAELVAAGRAEVAGYGGQFLAGRVETAVRDDDGFRLSLDNGHAVRARRLLVATGLTDELPDVPGLAQRWGRDVLHCPYCHGWEVQDRRIGVLATGPMAVHQAEMWRQWSSDVLLLLHDAPAPDEEAAERLAARGIAVVPGPVAALEVTGDALTGVRLASGRVLPLDALVVSTRTAPRAGLLVGLGLAPEEVTMGGYVIGSQIPADATGATTVPGVWVAGNVADVRGQVIAAAAAGLGAGAAINADLIAEETRDAVTAYRQMVATTFEEPAWEERYNSKPAVWSGRPNPQLVTEAAGLPPGRALDVGSGEGADAVWLAERGWRVTAADISTTALGRAAEHADAAGVGDRIEFTHVDLRDKPPAEEAYDLLSAQFMHLPPPQRRELFARLAAAVAPGGILLIVGHHPSDLWTSTHRMHMPDMMYTAEDVAVSLDPARWEVLTAEARSRAGTDPDGKEITLHDAVLVARRR, from the coding sequence ATGTACGACGTAGTGGTGGTGGGCGGCGGCGCGGCCGGGCTCAGCGGAGCCCTGGCTTTGAGCCGGGCCCGACGGTCGGTGCTGGTGATCGACTCCGGCGAGCCGCGCAACGCGCCGGCCGGCCATGTGCACAACTACCTGGCACGGGAGGGGACGCCGCCGGCCGAGCTGGTCGCGGCCGGGCGCGCCGAGGTGGCCGGATACGGCGGGCAGTTCCTGGCCGGGCGGGTGGAGACGGCGGTCCGGGACGACGACGGGTTCCGCCTCAGCCTCGACAACGGGCACGCGGTGCGGGCCCGACGGCTGCTGGTGGCCACCGGGCTGACCGACGAGCTGCCCGACGTCCCCGGTCTGGCGCAGCGCTGGGGTCGCGACGTGCTGCACTGCCCGTACTGCCACGGCTGGGAGGTTCAGGACCGGCGGATCGGCGTGCTGGCCACCGGTCCGATGGCCGTGCACCAGGCCGAGATGTGGCGGCAGTGGAGCTCGGACGTACTGCTCCTGCTGCACGACGCCCCGGCACCGGACGAGGAGGCGGCCGAGCGGCTCGCTGCCCGGGGCATCGCCGTGGTGCCGGGCCCGGTCGCCGCGCTGGAGGTGACCGGGGACGCGCTGACCGGCGTCCGCCTCGCCTCCGGCCGGGTGCTGCCGCTCGACGCGCTGGTGGTCTCGACCCGGACCGCCCCCCGCGCCGGGTTGCTGGTCGGGCTGGGCCTGGCCCCAGAGGAGGTGACGATGGGCGGGTACGTGATCGGCAGCCAGATCCCCGCCGACGCCACCGGGGCGACGACCGTACCGGGCGTCTGGGTGGCCGGCAACGTCGCCGACGTACGCGGCCAGGTGATCGCAGCCGCCGCGGCCGGCCTGGGCGCCGGAGCGGCGATCAACGCCGACCTGATCGCCGAGGAGACCCGCGACGCGGTGACCGCGTACCGGCAGATGGTGGCCACGACCTTCGAGGAGCCGGCGTGGGAGGAGCGTTACAACTCCAAGCCGGCGGTGTGGAGCGGCCGGCCGAACCCGCAACTGGTCACCGAGGCCGCCGGCCTGCCCCCGGGACGGGCGCTGGACGTGGGCAGCGGCGAGGGCGCCGACGCGGTGTGGCTGGCCGAGCGCGGCTGGCGGGTGACGGCGGCGGACATCTCCACCACCGCGCTGGGCAGGGCCGCGGAGCACGCCGACGCCGCCGGCGTCGGTGACCGCATCGAGTTCACGCACGTCGACCTGCGCGACAAGCCGCCCGCCGAGGAGGCGTACGACCTGCTGTCCGCGCAGTTCATGCACCTGCCACCGCCGCAGCGGCGGGAGCTGTTCGCCCGGCTGGCCGCCGCCGTGGCACCGGGCGGCATCCTGCTGATCGTCGGGCACCACCCGTCCGACCTGTGGACGTCGACGCACCGGATGCACATGCCGGACATGATGTACACCGCCGAGGACGTAGCCGTCTCACTGGATCCGGCCCGGTGGGAGGTACTCACCGCCGAGGCCCGGTCCCGCGCCGGCACCGACCCGGACGGCAAGGAGATCACCCTGCACGACGCGGTGCTGGTCGCCCGGCGGCGCTGA